The Hermetia illucens chromosome 2, iHerIll2.2.curated.20191125, whole genome shotgun sequence genomic interval CGAGAACAGAGCCCGTAGAGAACACTTCCTTTCACATCGTGAAAGGCTATCCTATTCATAGCCCTCGCTCTGAAATCCCAAGCGATTATTTTTGGCCAACGTCCTATTTCATCCCGAACCAAAGCGCTCTCGGCAAGTGTAGCGCTTCGATACACATGGCAGCTGTGTAGATGGATTCCTTTATTAATTCTAATAATTTCTGGAAGGCGTGTTCTCTGGAAACCCATAGCGCCACTTGGCTGATTTCGTCTTTTACCCAAATGCCACTACTGTTATTTCAATATGGCTCAATAACTATAGCCACATACACACTACATCGAATAGCAGTGATTAAGGTTGATTCGTATTAAGTCGGTGGCGTTGCGTTGAGGGATTTTCTTTATTCCTGGCAACATCATACCTTCCTTCCTTTTGCACAGCAAACAATTAGGGTCAGCTTCACAGTTCTTATCATACTATAATGGCCTACCGCTCTACATCTTCTACATTGTTCCGACCTGTCATGTGGTGTGATGCattccttcgcaatgtgacaATGAAGACAAGGTCTCCGAAATCAAGAATAGTACTATCTGTTCCCTAAACCGGCACATAATCTAGCCATGTTTACTATCCCAGTAAGTACATTTTAGGTACTGTCTCCACTGGtagactgatgatggcggtttgtgttcggCCGTAGGCTTTTCTTGGTGTTTTCACCCCTGAGTCCTGTAGTTGATAAGATTGTAAGACCACTTATTTAAGGCCTTGCTAGCGTTCTCCTTTGCTGTGATTACATGCACGTCCTTGCAGACTATATTGATCACCAGACTCCCCCTTATATCTACTTCGTGTCTTAACGACTTTCCAATTCGGCTCAAAAATATGTCCGCGGTTAGATGCTCGTACTTCTTGAGCTCCAACTTATGctggtctcctttctgggacggTGTAATTGGAGAGTTCGGGGTCTTAACTTTGCTGAGCATGTCAGCCCGTGAGCCTTTACCTCGTTTGGAACGTTTGATAAccttccgtcttatcttccagCGATCTTTCTTCATacaaggtatctttctccgcgGCTTATTGAGTTCCGTTGGAATGTTCAGGTTTTTCGAAAAAGCAGAAATAAATGTTTCGAATGGTATTCTAAAAAGGTTCTAAGTTTTTGTTACCAATTGGATCTTTCAACGAATTTTAGATAAGCTTATTATAAGGTGCAAAGGTCTGTTGTAACGCTGGGACATTAAAGATGAATACGAATTGTGTCCGCAATTTATATATTAAAAGTAAGTGTAGTaagcaaataattaaaaataaaaactgccGCTCTAAATTTAATAAGATGTATTTTCAAAGTACGCTGTTACGTAGCGACAATCAGATCAGGcaaagtaaaattttaatttggaaaataaaCAGCCTTATCAGTCTGGGAAACTCCATTCAAAATGTAATTCACCAGCATCGTCTCTAGACAGATTGTTTGCCTATATAAACACCAGGGTGGCTAGATTACAGCATCATTTACACTGCTGTCTCTCAATCAGTTAAGTTCATCAAAATCTAATCAATTGCAAAGATGAATCTAAAGTTTGTTGTTCTTTGCGTATGCCTGGCAGTCGTATCAGCTGTTAATATACCAGCTGTAGACGATCTCCGCGAGGCGTTTGAAACTGAAGACTCTCTCTATATTCCTATCTCCGACGTAGAAGCCGAACAACTAAGACTGCCAAGAAGCTCCCACATACCCCGGAAGAGGCTACCCCAGCTTGAGGAAGATACAGTAAGTAGTTTTGTCAGTTTTAAAGTGAATGctctttaaaacaaaagaaaatttttatatttttatttctggATTTATTTTGCTTccccatttatttattttaatttattaaatatgcaaaataaaattgaagattACTTCAAATTAAAGAcaattttatgtttttattgagatgagatttgttaaaatattTCCACTACACTACTAACTGCAGATAAAATTCTTAAATTAACGTCAGAATATTCCTTCAAGGCAAGCGATGATTGGGAAACCGAGCAGCTGAGGCTACCAAGAAGTATTCCAAACATTGAATATCATCACCAGCATCATCATAAACATAAGCGGCCACACCGTAGTCTAGATGAAGCTTTTGAAACTGAAGATGCCTATTACATCCCAATGTCAGATGAAGAGGTTGATTCACTTCGACTTCCAAGGAGTTTGGATGAACTACAAAAAACAATTGAATCGGAAGGTCTCATCGACAATGTAGAATCCGGTCGTGCCAAACGACAGATCTTTGCACAAGGTGGAGGAAGTCCAGGAAAAGGATATGACATCTATGCCCAAGGACGAGCAAAATTATGggagagtcaaaaccaacgaaaTAGCCTTCATGGAACAGCTTCTTATAGTCAACATTTAGGTGGCCCATATGGTAACAGTCGGCCAAATGTAGGCGGTGGATTAACTTTCACACATCGTTTTTGAATAACTAAAAGTAGCTatattttaactttttattttaatttctttaatttattaGTATTCAATAAATAATTCGATATGTTTATAAATTCTAAGTTTTTTTAATCTTTTACTTAATGAATtaattgaatactcaatttcttCCTTGAAACCGCATTTTAAATTAATATTCGGTAAAACCAgggaaattcaaatatttttcctcAAATCCAACATGATCAACTGAAGAGTCTAACGTATCTCAAAAACAGCTGTCATGGTAGAAATCTGTCACAGAATGACAGAAAAGATTGACATTACTGTATGATTCCCAGCATTTGAAGATGGGCTAGATAGGCCATGGCAATTCGTTCGTTTCTTTATCTCCTGGTGTTTGGGGCTTGGGGACTCCATTTGACTGCAACAgcatttcctcttttttttacTACAAAGCATTTTTCATCCCTCCCATTATCCTCTTTCCAGTTTTCTACATTCCTTTTCGATTTCACTCTAATCAAAcgtattttcaatttaattctaAAAGACCACCTAATCATTATGCAATTCTTTATTctattcaacatcatcattttaTGTACTTTCCACTGTTAGTATTCAATGGAGTTCATTTTTACTAAACAGTCGGTTGCCGTCAATAGGGCACCAATTGCTTATGTACAACTGTGAGACTATTAGTATGTACGGTAATATTTGCGTGGAGGTAAATGAAACCTCTACTTTTTGTCATTGCGTATGGCATTCACAAGGTCCTTTGTTTGTGACTAGTGACGCAAAGCAAAGGGGAATGGAATTATTGTACTTTTCAAGGAATATAAAGCGTGAGGAAACTATAGTGAAAGTAGTACAGGAAAAGGAGAAACATCATTAGTGTTTGTTTTGgtgatttgaaaaagttgcgagggtGTCACGTCCCTTAGGCAGTATTGTGTCAGCCCAGTGCTGATTCGAAGCAAATTTTCGGCCCGAGTTGCTGCAGCAGTGGATATTGGGACCTCTCACGATACCATAAACTCCGTTAGTATATCCACATGAAGCAACCAAAGTTATGCCCGAAGGAAAGTATGAACATGTTACAACTTGGTGAATATTTAACTTGGAGGGTCGAATTTGATCTGCACTACTAATTCTAGCGAGTAACAACCGAAGCAAATCCGCAAATATAGACCCGTGTGCCAAGATCAACCTTCAGATTTATTTGGAAGAGCACCCGAAAGTCACTCCATATCCGCATTGTCCTACATTAACATAAAGCAAGGGTGCTGAATATGGTTTTGTGTGCTGACTACATAAACCTGCATCGGATTGTGCCCTCGGTAGCTAGCATATGCGCCTGTGGGAAAGGTTTTCTTTGCCAATCACGTTTTAGCGATCCTCCAAGCAAAAAAGTGCCGATTGCCGTCGCTCGCCAAGCTTTTGATAAATTCGgataaaatattaattgaaaaatGGGGGTGCTTTTTGAAATGGTGAGTAAGGTTACGTGGAAAGGTGCCCAAGCGAGTTCATGATAATAAGTTTCAATCGTTCGCAGAGAAGCTGTTAATTGTCATATCAGCAGCGTGTCTTTAAAGCTGGATAGTTGGGCTAGCACCAGGGGCGGAAGTTttaacaacaagtcagcaggacgaagccttacacaccaccatgctcatcctgccgagacaaagagggaaatctgatttcagaccaaatgggcatattggagcgatgggttgagtactttgatgagctactgaacaaccaaaacatcggcgagttggaggtccagtcaaatgaagacaacggacaaatactgccaccatcaagtttaggagcaacagtccgtgcaattcatcggctaaaaaaacataagtctccaggagccgatggaattacggacgaattggttaaatatgaaggcgaccagttataccaagtggttcatcaacttgtgctcaaggtatgggacagcgaatcaatgcctgaagactggcaaaaaagcattatctgtctcatacataaaaagggagatatcatgcagtgcagcaattatagaggtatcacgttgctgagtaccatctataagatattctccgctatcttgccaggccgggtagccccatacacacagaacatcattggcccataccaaagaggcttcactccaatcaaatcagcaacagatcagatgttctctctgcggcaagcgatggaaaaacttttgaaatatggacaacagttgcaccatctattcatcgactttaaagccgcctatgatagcatagctagggtaaaactgtacacggccatgagagaattcggtatcccgacgaaattaataagactgactaggttgaccctgacgaatgtgcgaggccagataaaagcaccaggatcactctcaagaccattccacatcaacaacggtctacgacaagaggatgccctatcatgcatcctctttaatctggccctcgagaaagtgatccgtgatgctgaggtaaatgcaagaggtaggatcctcttcaagtccacccaactactggcctatgctgacggtatcgacatcatgggaagaacgaccggagatgtacaaactgccttcatccagatcgagcaggcggcgcgagatcttgggctgcacatcaatgaaggcaggacaaaatatatggtggcaacgtcagcaccgaagacgaaccaaccaacaacatcaaaccgcactgatcaaacaggacgagtaaggataggagaatacaactttgagaccgttgacaatttctcctatctaggatcgaaaatcacaaccgataacagctacgatgatgaaatccgcgcacggttgttttcacCTAACAGAGCCTAGTTCAGCTGATAAAAACGGCAAAAACTTACAAAGCACTTGCTGTCAGTCCTTATGTtctcctcagagacttgggttcttagcaagaaaaattgcgaactcttggccgcgttcgagagaagaatcctccgaagaatttttggccccctacatgaggatggacaatgccgtagcctacataacgaccaaatctatgagcgataccacggccgtctgcttgtggataaaatctggctcaacaggttacggtggacgggtcactcaATCAGTATAGATGAAGAtaatccagcctggaaaatctataagggcaatatctattgtatagaaagaagacgaggcggaccctgcttgagatggagcaattgcgtaggtcaggacaccagatagcttttagggatacctaattggtggacgtcgacgcaaaaccggaatgtctggagttccttactggcGCAGGCGTATACCGGaaaccggttgttacgccgtcgATGATGAAGAAACCCAAGTCACGAAAGGGCTTGAAAATTGGACTACCTATTTATGAGCTTTCATGTGAGTAAGGTGAGCTAACATTTCACCAGGTACATACTATTCCCCATGAAATTCTGAGTAACTGCGCTGAAAGTTAAACTCAATAATAAGGGAATACTGCCCTCCGCTGTTTAAATTATTGACACTCATGGTGCAACGCagtatatataaaataataactTTGTGATGAATGCGGCTTTGAAGCTTCCCTACATCCGGTGAGAATGATAAGGACAAGCTTTTTGACACCATTTGGCTAGACAAGCTGACTATCTTGCTTCTGTAAAGCATAGCGATGTAACAACATAAGATCAACTCGCCTCTATTGTTACGCGTTTCGCTGTGCTCCACACTAAGGCCACTTCCCCATGCTTCCCGCGGAGCGGGGGAGGGAAAACTGACACCGATGTGCCAGGAGGTGAAGGAACCAGCGAGAAAGATTGAAAAAAAGCTGTTCCCATCCATGTGAGTGGAAACATCAACGCGGGGAAAAGAGAATGTACGAACAAGCCCTAGCTTGACATCCGAGAATGTACGAAGCCCTAGCTTGACATCCGACCGCTGCTGCGGGAGTTAGAGGTATAATTTGCCATCCTTTACGAACTCCTTTGGAAAACAAATCGAATTAATCGAGGTTCTCGCAATAGGCTCCTCCGTTCGTTGTTTCAAAATGGCTTCACCAAGTTATCTCACCTTTTGATTTGTGTACAGGACAAAAAATGTCGAATGGTGGAGACTCGATCCTCCGGTGGCCAAGTATGGGCATGGGACTCATTGGCATGGTCAGTGAGCCGAAAACGGGCATTGATTgtggacactggagggtgaaGTTCATGAATGCGAGGAAGAGCATATACGTTGTCTCCATACCTAAACCTTACTTTAGGTattattcccctcgattcaatttcatttttgatTGATGACATGAGCCTTACGGTGAGTAACAGCGAGCTACTCCCGAAGtatttttgtagaatctatcccgaaacgtaaaatagttttcctTCATGCAGAGCttggcaaggtttgcatagaaTCGAAcatttcttctccattccggactagatccaaactggttcagccatctctcgagttcgaaaaaTAACTCTTTCAGTGGTGTGTTGGGAAACAAAGTCTTCACGTCGAATGACACCATCACCTCGACCTCACCCATCCTCTCACTGCGTTGCAGCTTTTGTATTAGTTTATGGGAGTTAGCCACTAAATGcttactattcgtcgtcccaagggcctggcactcattgatcaaccacttggcgGTGTTGTACATCGGTGAGTTCGAGTCCACAATAATTTCCCGCATCTCGTCCTCCtccttgtggattttcggttgGAATCTGATTCTTAGAAGCGCTGGATTAGGCATTCGGATTCgcccaatattcgggaataccgcactagcttccttcaacgctcGATCGAGCCTTTTGGCAGATTCGGGAAGCGGGTTCTTTCGCAATTCGGAGAAGTTTCCACTTTCCAGTTTCTAAAAAATAGCCTGGTCATACTTATCTTTGTCCATAACCAGGACGTTGTTCCCCTTGTCCGCCTTGAGAATCTACAACGGTTTATCACGAAGTTCACGTataatcgcaattatttttagtagctttgtaccaATGAAagaggtaagttgctcccgaagtATATacttacattgaaaactaaaaattgtag includes:
- the LOC119648914 gene encoding uncharacterized protein LOC119648914; the protein is MNLKFVVLCVCLAVVSAVNIPAVDDLREAFETEDSLYIPISDVEAEQLRLPRSSHIPRKRLPQLEEDTASDDWETEQLRLPRSIPNIEYHHQHHHKHKRPHRSLDEAFETEDAYYIPMSDEEVDSLRLPRSLDELQKTIESEGLIDNVESGRAKRQIFAQGGGSPGKGYDIYAQGRAKLWESQNQRNSLHGTASYSQHLGGPYGNSRPNVGGGLTFTHRF